aaacataaacatctacacactacactctccttacatcgtgcatgcagagaagaaattcttactcatacaaatcgggcacatgaaaacaaatttgaactcactggtaatgagagaaattaatgacaacagagtcagggcggctaggtggtctagtggagtaagtctccggtaaagcatcgctagattccaggttcgattcctggctccgtcgttaatttttcaaattcaccacttgttcaaatttacatatccTCAACAAATAGAGAATGTTTGAATGTTAataaagaattttgaaatttcgaattatctCGGTCGATTGGTAACGGATAGATCTTCTTCACCGCCCGCTTGAAGGTTCCCGTCGCAGTCTTCACTGCTACCACCCTCACAACACCGTCAGTGCCCAGATGGATTTCCATGACTCGTCGAAGTTTCCACTGAAGTGGTGGAGCGTTGTCCTCTTTTAGAAGCACGAGAGCTCCGATCTCGATATTTTCGGTTTTTGTCTACCACTTGCCTCGTCTCTGCAAATGCTACAAATACTCCGCATGCCAACTCCTCCAAAAGTGTTGGCGAACCTTTTGAAGGTGTTGCCATCGCGACAGTCTGTTGTCGGATGTTTCAAGATAGTTATGTTCTGCAGGCAATATGAGTGTGTCCCCAATAAGGAAATGGGCAGGGGTCATGGCAGTTGTATCATTGGGATCACTGGATAGTGGAGTCAACGGTCGGGAATTCAGGATCGATTCGATTTCGACCAAAAGAGTATAATATTCTTCGAACGTTGAGACCAAGCCCATGGGAACTGTATTAAGCTGTCGTTTTGTAGTTTTGACAGCCGCCTTCCACACTCCGCCGAAATGCGGTGCCCGTAGTGGGATAAACTTCCAGGTGATTTTTTGTTGTGAGAGATGCTCCGATATcgtgttttcttctttttcgagAAACTCGAAAACTTCTTTTGATTCTCGAACTGCGCCAACAAAGTTGGTACCATTGTCGGATATAATTTGTGAGCAAACGCCACGTCTAGCGACAAATCGCCGTAGTGCTGCCAAGAATGTTTCTGATGTTAACTCCGTAACAAGCTCCAGATGAACTGGCTTTGTCGCGAAGCAGGTGAATACAACAATCCACACTTTTAATGTGTGAACTAGACCTCGTCGACGACTTTCACGTACTTGCAACGGGCCTGCGTAATCTACCCCAGTAGAAGTAAGTGGTCTCAAAGATCAACGAACACGCTCGCTCGGTAGATCGCCCATCATGACTTCTGGAGTTTTCGGTTTATTTCGGAAGCACAGCAGGCAACCGTTCGTAACCTTTCGTGCCTCTCTTCTGCCACTCAGTGGCCAATATTTTGATCGTATGGAACACAGTAAGTTTTCTGG
The Neodiprion fabricii isolate iyNeoFabr1 chromosome 1, iyNeoFabr1.1, whole genome shotgun sequence DNA segment above includes these coding regions:
- the LOC124182124 gene encoding uncharacterized protein LOC124182124; translation: MFRQIIVREEDRDFQRILWRTDETQPVRKYHLNTVTYGTAPAPYLAIRCLRQLAAEETNTFPRAARALREDFHMDDVITASDSFRSQIQSQCVEWKKNGPLSVKEFKKAEKAIIRLTQQEALATELQSIEQGAQVIKTSKIASINPYIDSEGLLRVGGRLSKADIPETQKLSIILPTRHLITKMILKKEHIQLHRCGPENLLCSIRSKYWPLSGRREARKVTNDYAGPLQVRESRRRGLVHTLKVWIVVFTCFATKPVHLELVTELTSETFLAALRRFVARRGVCSQIISDNGTNFVGAVRESKEVFEFLEKEENTISEHLSQQKITWKFIPLRAPHFGGVWKAAVKTTKRQLNTVPMGLVSTFEEYYTLLVEIESILNSRPLTPLSSDPNDTTAMTPAHFLIGDTLILPAEHNYLETSDNRLSRWQHLQKVRQHFWRSWHAEYL